From Pelorhabdus rhamnosifermentans, a single genomic window includes:
- a CDS encoding acyl-CoA dehydrogenase family protein: GGLNFPITPYTMCAEIVAAADAGFGNIWSLQDCIETLYEFGNEDQHSRFIPRICAGETMSMDLTEPDAGSDLQSVMLKATFDEKE; this comes from the coding sequence CGGTGGCTTGAACTTCCCGATCACGCCGTACACCATGTGCGCGGAGATCGTAGCGGCGGCTGACGCAGGCTTCGGTAATATCTGGTCATTACAGGATTGTATCGAAACCTTATATGAGTTCGGCAACGAGGATCAGCACAGCCGTTTCATCCCACGTATCTGCGCGGGAGAAACCATGTCTATGGACCTGACCGAGCCGGACGCTGGCTCCGACCTGCAATCCGTGATGCTAAAGGCTACCTTCGACGAGAAAGAG